A window of Rhodococcus sp. SGAir0479 contains these coding sequences:
- a CDS encoding MarR family winged helix-turn-helix transcriptional regulator: MQKPTHMIEFETMVLGRHLRLHSPRPRRSTGHLDTSAYILLSRLSMEGPMSIGQLSEALGLDTSTLHRQTTAILAAGLVERIADPDGGMARKYRITDEGRDRLDAERAGSIDGLERVLADWSAEDVAAFAGYLERFNTDIERLDGRPWPRP; this comes from the coding sequence ATGCAGAAGCCGACGCACATGATCGAGTTCGAGACGATGGTCCTGGGCCGGCACCTCCGCCTCCACAGCCCCCGGCCCCGGCGCAGCACCGGTCACCTCGACACCAGCGCGTACATCCTGCTCAGCCGCCTGTCGATGGAGGGCCCGATGTCGATCGGGCAGCTCAGCGAGGCGCTCGGGCTCGACACCTCGACCCTGCACCGACAGACGACGGCAATCCTGGCCGCCGGACTGGTGGAGCGCATCGCCGACCCGGACGGCGGCATGGCCCGCAAGTACCGGATCACCGACGAGGGCCGTGACCGCCTCGACGCCGAGCGCGCCGGCAGCATCGACGGCCTCGAGCGGGTGCTCGCCGACTGGTCCGCCGAGGACGTCGCCGCCTTCGCCGGTTACCTCGAACGCTTCAACACCGACATCGAGCGACTCGACGGGCGGCCCTGGCCCCGCCCGTGA